The Candidatus Vesicomyosocius sp. SY067_SCS001 genome includes a window with the following:
- a CDS encoding NAD(+) kinase, whose translation MFNTIGIITKPNDSVSEDTAIRLSEFLLIHSVDVVSGNKSIIQQADLIIVVGGDGSILSTARSFVDNNIPILGINLGRLGFLADVPLKGMFDIVSEVLNGKYIKEERCLLSCQIKQNNKTLDNFLALNDVIIHRKEHLKMVEFDVYINDKLVNNQRADGLIITTPTGSTAYALSSGGPIMHPGVNAIGLVSICPHTMSHRPLLIPGDSEVMIQVKDSDDGTIVSFDGQTSIVIKVGQDICVRQHSSFINLLHPKGYNYFEIIRSKLHWGHKL comes from the coding sequence TATTATTACTAAACCCAATGATTCTGTGAGTGAGGACACGGCTATTAGGTTAAGTGAATTTTTATTAATCCATAGCGTAGATGTAGTATCTGGGAATAAAAGTATTATTCAACAAGCAGACTTGATTATTGTTGTGGGTGGCGATGGTTCGATACTTAGTACTGCACGTAGTTTTGTTGACAACAACATTCCAATTTTAGGTATTAATCTTGGTCGGTTGGGTTTTTTGGCTGATGTACCGTTAAAAGGTATGTTTGATATTGTTTCAGAAGTTTTAAATGGTAAATATATTAAAGAAGAACGTTGTTTGCTGTCTTGTCAAATAAAACAAAATAATAAAACATTAGATAATTTTTTAGCATTAAATGATGTGATTATTCATCGAAAAGAACATTTAAAAATGGTTGAGTTTGATGTTTATATTAATGATAAACTTGTTAATAATCAGCGCGCTGATGGTTTAATTATTACAACACCAACAGGATCAACCGCTTATGCATTATCAAGTGGTGGACCTATTATGCATCCAGGTGTTAATGCTATTGGTTTAGTGTCAATTTGTCCACATACTATGAGTCATCGACCTTTATTGATTCCAGGCGATAGTGAAGTAATGATTCAAGTGAAAGATTCAGATGATGGTACGATTGTTAGCTTTGATGGGCAAACCTCAATTGTTATTAAAGTTGGTCAAGATATTTGTGTGCGTCAGCACAGTAGTTTTATTAATTTATTACACCCAAAGGGTTATAATTATTTTGAGATTATTCGATCTAAATTACATTGGGGTCACAAACTATAG